A genomic window from Salvia miltiorrhiza cultivar Shanhuang (shh) chromosome 5, IMPLAD_Smil_shh, whole genome shotgun sequence includes:
- the LOC131025443 gene encoding delta(3,5)-Delta(2,4)-dienoyl-CoA isomerase, peroxisomal produces the protein MEEVIPNYKTLQINRKSPNSRVFHLLINRPSRGNALSADFFTEFPHALSSLDRNPEVAVIVLSGAGKHFCTGIDLHLLNSTTMDTGSADEGRTREKLRRQIKSMQRAVTAVEECRKPVIAAVHGACIGGGVDIITACDLRYCTEEAEFSVKEVDLAITADLGTLQRLPGIVGFANAMELALTARHFSGSEAKSLGLVSQVFGDRAAMDKGVAQVAEGIAGRSPLAIIGTKRVLIESRDMALQQGLDYVATWNSAVLLSHDLKEAISAHLHKRKPLFAKL, from the exons ATGGAAGAGGTGATTCCCAATTACAAAACCCTGCAAATCAATCGGAAATCGCCCAACTCAAGAGTGTTCCATCTGCTGATCAACCGCCCCTCACGCGGCAACGCCCTCTCAGCCGACTTCTTCACGGAGTTCCCCCATGCTCTCTCCTCCCTCGACCGCAACCCCGAGGTCGCCGTCATCGTCCTCTCCGGCGCCGGGAAGCACTTCTGCACCGGGATCGACCTCCACCTCCTCAACTCCACTACTATGGATACCGGATCCGCGGACGAGGGACGCACCCGGGAGAAGCTCCGCCGGCAGATCAAGTCAATGCAGCGAGCCGTGACGGCGGTGGAGGAGTGCAGGAAGCCGGTAATCGCGGCCGTCCACGGGGCGTGCATCGGCGGAGGCGTGGATATAATTACGGCGTGCGACCTGAGGTATTGCACGGAGGAGGCGGAGTTCTCGGTGAAGGAGGTGGACCTCGCTATCACCGCAGATCTGGGGACGCTCCAGAGGCTCCCCGGCATCGTTGGGTTCGCGAACGCGATGGAGCTGGCTCTCACGGCGCGCCACTTCTCCGGTTCGGAGGCCAAGAGCCTGGGATTGGTCTCGCAAGTTTTCGGCGATAGAGCAGCCATGGACAAAGGGGTTGCTCAAGTTGCTGAGG GTATTGCTGGGAGGTCGCCCCTTGCTATAATTGGAACAAAGCGGGTGTTGATAGAGAGCAGGGACATGGCGTTGCAGCAAGGCCTGGATTATGTTGCTACATGGAACTCCGCCGTGCTGCTCTCACACGATTTAAAAGAAGCAATATCTGCTCACCTTCACAAAAGGAAACCGTTGTTTGCTAAGCTCTGA